In Thiobacter sp. AK1, the following proteins share a genomic window:
- a CDS encoding ArnT family glycosyltransferase, translating to MSHPAGVSCSDRAWLKPWIYLLVCLVWLLPGLTGHDPWKPDEAYGFGLIYHIVRSGDWVVPTLGGEPFMEKPPLYFLTAALFVHLLSPPLALHDAARLTSAFYMAITLLCLAFTARHLYAKERAWPAVMAFVGCFGLLLPAHQILTDLAMVSGTAMGLLGLAMARSRPVAGGILLGTGAGVGFMSKGLLAPGLLGVTAVAMLAFPAWRARGYVRSLGVAAIAVLPWVTIWPFALYRRSPQLFVEWLWINNFGRFLGFAPLGPTSEPFFYLLRLPYLAWPAVPFALWTLWRNRLRCLTRAELQLPCVFLAVALGVLSLSSSARELYALPLLLPIALLAAVEMESLPRRLEGALYGLGLGFFALAACVLWVIWAAVDLGVPAAVAARLTAFQPGYQPTARPLALGFAITISLGWLALMALARQRPGRALLGWSSGVALAWALAATLLLPWLNTGMSYRGMLMSLKRALPAQYRCMESHGLGEPQRALLDYYLGITTHRHETGGKDACDLILWQGSARENTPWPEGRWRLLWQGARPGDTKERYWLFQREGAA from the coding sequence ATGTCTCATCCCGCCGGCGTCTCTTGCTCTGACCGCGCTTGGCTCAAGCCGTGGATATACCTCCTGGTGTGCCTGGTGTGGTTGTTGCCGGGCCTGACCGGCCATGACCCGTGGAAGCCGGATGAGGCGTACGGTTTCGGTCTGATCTATCACATCGTGCGAAGCGGCGACTGGGTCGTGCCCACCCTGGGCGGCGAGCCGTTCATGGAAAAGCCGCCGCTTTATTTCTTGACGGCGGCCTTGTTCGTCCACCTCCTATCGCCGCCCCTGGCTTTGCATGATGCAGCCCGTCTGACCAGTGCGTTCTACATGGCGATCACACTCCTGTGCCTGGCGTTCACCGCGCGCCACTTGTACGCAAAGGAACGCGCGTGGCCAGCGGTGATGGCATTCGTCGGCTGCTTCGGATTGCTGCTGCCGGCACATCAGATTCTCACCGACCTGGCGATGGTGAGTGGCACCGCCATGGGTCTGCTCGGCTTGGCAATGGCTCGCAGTCGCCCGGTCGCGGGCGGCATCTTATTGGGTACGGGTGCCGGCGTCGGCTTCATGAGCAAGGGTCTGCTCGCGCCGGGTTTGCTTGGTGTGACGGCAGTGGCCATGCTGGCTTTTCCTGCTTGGCGCGCGCGGGGCTATGTTCGGTCGCTCGGGGTGGCTGCCATTGCTGTGCTACCCTGGGTGACGATCTGGCCCTTCGCGCTATACCGCCGCTCGCCCCAGCTTTTCGTGGAATGGCTCTGGATCAACAATTTCGGACGCTTCCTCGGCTTTGCTCCCCTGGGGCCCACCAGCGAGCCGTTCTTCTACCTGCTCCGTCTGCCGTATCTCGCCTGGCCGGCAGTGCCCTTCGCGTTATGGACATTATGGCGCAATAGGCTGCGTTGTCTCACACGAGCCGAATTGCAGCTACCCTGCGTTTTTCTGGCGGTTGCGCTGGGTGTGCTAAGTCTCTCATCCTCGGCGCGTGAACTCTACGCTTTACCCCTGTTGTTGCCCATCGCCCTATTGGCGGCAGTCGAGATGGAAAGCCTGCCGCGGCGGCTCGAGGGTGCGTTGTATGGGTTGGGGCTGGGGTTTTTCGCGCTGGCAGCGTGTGTCCTCTGGGTGATTTGGGCGGCGGTGGACTTGGGCGTGCCGGCCGCAGTGGCGGCGCGCTTGACGGCGTTCCAACCAGGCTACCAGCCGACGGCGCGTCCCCTCGCTCTCGGCTTTGCCATAACCATCAGTCTAGGCTGGCTGGCGCTGATGGCGCTGGCGCGGCAGCGGCCAGGACGCGCCCTGCTTGGCTGGAGTAGCGGTGTTGCCTTGGCCTGGGCGCTTGCGGCGACTCTGCTGCTGCCCTGGCTGAATACCGGCATGAGCTATCGCGGCATGCTCATGAGCCTAAAGCGGGCGCTGCCTGCTCAATACCGCTGCATGGAGAGCCACGGCTTGGGCGAGCCGCAGCGGGCCTTGTTGGATTACTACCTGGGCATTACGACCCACCGCCACGAGACGGGGGGAAAGGATGCATGCGATCTCATCCTATGGCAGGGCAGTGCCCGCGAAAACACGCCCTGGCCTGAGGGTCGGTGGCGTTTGTTGTGGCAGGGCGCGCGGCCGGGGGACACCAAGGAGCGGTACTGGCTGTTCCAGCGCGAAGGCGCGGCCTAA